A genomic segment from Aspergillus puulaauensis MK2 DNA, chromosome 1, nearly complete sequence encodes:
- a CDS encoding alpha/beta fold hydrolase (COG:I;~EggNog:ENOG410PFDR;~InterPro:IPR000073,IPR029058,IPR000639;~MEROPS:MER0031611;~PFAM:PF12697,PF00561;~SMCOG1262:haloalkane dehalogenase;~antiSMASH:Cluster_1.1;~go_function: GO:0003824 - catalytic activity [Evidence IEA]), whose protein sequence is MLSVYIAAVSDRHYTIVRYTSTSTQTYLTYYKDSTTSQMSRVQLLNQDLPTTKAKVFYRQAGPESAPVILLLHGFPSSSHQYRNLIPILAKKYRVLAPDLPGFGFTTIPEGFKYTFDNLAAVVSEFLDKLSVTRFSVYIFDYGAPTGLRLALQRPDAVQAIISQNGNAYDEGLGAFWDPIRELWKNNNDPKIRAKLVPALLSFEATKWQYEEGTQSSRVIAPESYHLDYALLQRPGNADAQIDLFWDYRNNLPLYPKFQEYFRQSNVPVLAVWGKNDQIFVAPGAEAFKRDLPKAEVRLLDAGHFAVETETEEIGSLILDFLGRNGI, encoded by the coding sequence ATGCTCAGCGTATATATAGCTGCGGTGTCTGACAGACATTACACCATTGTTCGGTATACCAGCACTTCTACGCAGACTTACCTTACCTACTACAAGGATTCCACTACAAGCCAAATGTCGCGTGTCCAGCTACTCAACCAGGACCTTCCaaccaccaaggccaaggtcTTCTACAGACAGGCCGGCCCGGAATCCGCCCCAGtgattctcctcctccacggcTTCCCGTCGTCCTCTCACCAATACCGCAACTTGATCCCCATCCTGGCGAAGAAGTACCGCGTGCTCGCCCCAGACCTCCCAGGATTCGGattcaccaccatcccagaGGGCTTCAAGTATACCTTCGACAATCTCGCAGCAGTGGTCTCGGAGTTCCTGGATAAGCTTTCGGTCACGCGCTTCTCCGTTTACATCTTTGACTACGGCGCTCCAACCGGCCTCCGGCTCGCCCTGCAACGTCCAGACGCTGTGCAAGCCATCATCTCCCAGAATGGCAACGCGTACGACGAAGGGCTAGGAGCGTTCTGGGACCCAATCCGCGAGCTGTGGaagaacaacaacgaccCCAAGATCCGAGCTAAGCTTGTACCGGCCCTGCTCAGTTTCGAAGCGACCAAGTGGCAGTATGAAGAGGGAACACAGAGCAGCAGGGTGATTGCGCCGGAGTCGTATCACCTTGACTATGCGCTGCTGCAGCGTCCTGGTAACGCGGATGCCCAGATCGATCTGTTCTGGGATTATAGGAACAATCTGCCGCTGTACCCCAAGTTCCAGGAATACTTCCGGCAGTCTAACGTGCCAGTGCTCGCTGTTTGGGGCAAGAACGATCAGATCTTTGTTGCACCTGGTGCGGAAGCGTTCAAAAGAGACTTGCCCAAGGCAGAGGTGCGTCTTTTGGATGCCGGACACTTTGCTGTTGAGACCGAGACTGAGGAGATCGGATCACTCATTTTGGACTTCTTGGGCCGTAATGGAATCTAA
- a CDS encoding putative NRPS-like protein biosynthetic cluster (COG:Q;~EggNog:ENOG410PK2R;~InterPro:IPR000873,IPR009081,IPR006162,IPR036291, IPR036736,IPR010080,IPR020806,IPR002347,IPR013120, IPR042099,IPR020845;~PFAM:PF00501,PF00106,PF13561,PF00550,PF13460, PF08659,PF01370,PF07993;~SMCOG1002:AMP-dependent synthetase and ligase;~antiSMASH:Cluster_1.1;~go_function: GO:0031177 - phosphopantetheine binding [Evidence IEA];~go_process: GO:0055114 - oxidation-reduction process [Evidence IEA]), translating into MAILDTTKDLAALFTQQAKATPDALALEDDKSSYTYAELDKEVEDLSQRLRRYGVSRDSLVGVLLPRSAHYVIACLAALRAGGAFLVLELAYPPDLLADVLEDATPAVVVTHRAETGKIKGNVPVITLDESAADANGHTTELAPLPASDDLDRLAFVSYSSGTTGKPKGIANPHRAPVLSYNLRFGVQDLHPGDRVACNVFFIWEIIRPLLRGAAVVAVPDDHSYDPAALVDLLASKRISETLMTPTLLATILSRHPHIGTRLPELRTLWLNGEVVTTDLARRAIKALPNTRLLNCYSACETHEIACGDIRTILDDEAQYCPVGPPLDPKHTYIVNEQGEKIKDGTCGELCVGGPMLARGYINRPETTAKTFIPNPFSGIPGDLMYRTGDQARMLPSGLLEITGRVGAMIKLRGYSVVPGKVENDIVKHLAVRQCAVIPHGEGVEKQLVAYIVADKESSEQRPVVEINPSGHSPGARRALTQFLAHYMIPALWVQVDELPTHEVSGKVDLKRLPPPPTEVAVNGNGKKEDPIGLDDIAAVWAVALKVPKAQLQAEDNFFDLGGHSLSIADLSSRLSRKFGFRVPIARLAENSTLAGHVETVRGVRDGHAAAVQADLPAVLRADATLDESIRPTDAKICSLTDAKTVLLTGVTGFLGAFLLKDLVESTSAHIICLVRFTEPEDDDQPGGVARIRRNLLDLGIWHDSIMERVQILPGNLSRSRFGLAPDAFEELAQRVDVIVHSAASVNLVYPYAALRAANVGGTREVLRLAAQGGATVQYVSTNGVLPPSGEKGWPEDTMLDVDDVPTKLLDGYGQTKWVAEQLVLEAGRRGLPVRVHRAGTISGHSQSGAANAWDLLSALIVESIKLGKYPDVEGWRAEMTPVDFVSKAIVHLANQSSVEQTVFHVGDPDPVNTQSLFENLKLLGYATDPLPWDEWVALWTSKRGEVKGGDGGFTVDILRSGMPSIEFLRGIVVLDNAVTRPIRREVERPKVDRFLLETYTRHWFARGWLRKPPTRQGPPSPISRGALSGKVAVVTGASSGIGAAVATALAREGAHVALGARRLDALESLKAKISGLGGKVAICKTDVTDKKQVEALVKTASDELGPVDILVACAGVMYFTMMANTQMDEWERTVDVNCKGILNSLASTVPGMLSRGRGHVVAISSDAGRKVFPGLGVYSASKFFVEASLQALRLETAGQGLRVTAVQPGNTNTDLLDMSTDTEAVKKYGGASGAQILVPEDVANAIVYALRQPEHVAMNEILIEPRDEPI; encoded by the coding sequence ATGGCGATCCTTGATACCACGAAAGACCTCGCCGCTCTCTTCACGCAGCAAGCCAAGGCGACCCCTGACGCCCTTGCCTTGGAGGACGACAAGTCCTCATACACATATGCTGAGCTAGACAAGGAAGTGGAGGATCTGTCGCAGCGTCTGCGTCGCTATGGCGTCAGCCGGGATAGCTTGGTTGGCGTGCTGCTCCCCCGCAGTGCACATTATGTCATTGCCTGTCTGGCCGCCTTGCGTGCCGGCGGAGCATTCCTCGTGCTGGAGCTGGCTTACCCTCCAGACCTGTTGGCGGATGTGCTTGAAGACGCGACTCCTGCAGTGGTAGTCACCCACCGGGCAGAGACCGGCAAAATCAAGGGCAATGTCCCCGTCATCACGCTTGATGAGTCCGCTGCCGACGCCAATGGCCACACTACCGAGCTGGCACCGCTGCCTGCCAGCGACGACCTGGATAGACTGGCCTTTGTTTCGTATTCCTCTGGCACAACCGGGAAACCAAAGGGCATTGCAAACCCACACCGGGCTCCAGTTCTCTCATACAATCTGCGTTTCGGCGTGCAGGACCTCCATCCCGGTGATCGCGTGGCCTGCAACGTCTTTTTCATTTGGGAAATTATTCGTCCCCTGCTGCGTGGAGCTGCAGTCGTCGCTGTCCCTGACGACCACAGCTACGATCCCGCCGCGCTGGTGGACCTTCTTGCATCGAAGCGTATTAGCGAAACTCTCATGACCCCGACTCTCCTTGCTACCATTCTCTCCCGACACCCGCATATCGGCACTCGGTTGCCTGAGCTGCGTACGCTGTGGCTCAACGGTGAGGTCGTCACCACAGACTTGGCCCGACGAGCCATCAAAGCACTGCCAAACACCCGCCTGCTCAACTGCTACAGCGCTTGCGAAACACATGAAATTGCGTGCGGTGACATCCGCACAATCTTGGATGACGAAGCCCAGTACTGCCCGGTCGGCCCGCCGCTGGACCCGAAACACACCTACATTGTGAACGAGCAGGGCGAAAAGATAAAAGACGGTACCTGTGGCGAGCTCTGTGTCGGCGGACCCATGCTTGCGAGGGGATACATCAACCGACCGGAGACAACGGCCAAGACTTTCATTCCCAACCCTTTCTCGGGGATCCCTGGTGACCTTATGTACCGAACCGGAGATCAGGCGCGCATGCTGCCCTCTGGCCTTCTCGAAATCACCGGTCGCGTGGGTGCTATGATCAAACTCCGCGGGTACTCAGTTGTGCCCGGAAAGGTCGAGAACGACATCGTTAAACATCTGGCCGTCCGCCAATGCGCCGTGATCCCTCACGGTGAGGGCGTGGAAAAACAATTGGTGGCATACATTGTCGCCGACAAAGAGTCTAGTGAACAACGCCCGGTTGTTGAAATCAACCCGTCGGGACACAGCCCAGGTGCTCGTAGAGCCCTTACACAGTTCCTCGCACATTACATGATCCCAGCCCTGTGGGTACAAGTAGACGAGCTCCCAACACACGAGGTCTCTGGAAAGGTCGATCTCAAGCGTCTCCCGCCCCCACCAACGGAGGTCGCTGTcaatggaaatggaaagaaGGAGGATCCTATCGGCCTTGACGATATTGCGGCGGTTTGGGCGGTCGCATTGAAGGTTCCCAAGGCGCAACTGCAGGCCGAAGATAACTTCTTTGACCTTGGTGGTCACTCGCTTTCTATCGCCGATCTGTCCTCCAGACTGTCTCGGAAGTTCGGATTCCGCGTTCCCATTGCGCGGTTGGCAGAGAACTCGACCCTGGCTGGCCATGTGGAAACCGTCCGTGGTGTCCGAGACGGCCACGCAGCCGCTGTACAGGCGGATCTGCCTGCGGTGTTGCGCGCCGATGCCACGCTCGACGAAAGTATTCGACCGACAGATGCAAAGATCTGTTCGCTTACCGATGCAAAGACAGTGCTGCTGACCGGTGTGACGGGTTTCCTTGGAGCCTTCCTCCTGAAGGATCTCGTTGAAAGCACCAGTGCGCACATCATCTGTCTTGTAAGATTCACCGAGCCTGAGGACGATGACCAACCTGGCGGTGTTGCCCGAATTCGTCGCAACCTCCTTGACCTGGGAATCTGGCACGACTCAATCATGGAGCGTGTCCAGATTCTCCCGGGTAACCTTTCTCGATCGCGGTTCGGTCTCGCCCCTGATGCATTCGAAGAGCTTGCCCAGCGGGTCGATGTTATCGTACACTCCGCCGCCTCAGTCAACCTTGTCTATCCTTATGCCGCGCTGCGGGCAGCCAACGTAGGCGGTACTCGTGAAGTCCTTCGCCTGGCAGCCCAGGGTGGTGCAACCGTCCAGTACGTCTCAACCAATGGTGTTCTACCGCCATCTGGAGAGAAGGGTTGGCCCGAAGACACAATGCTGGACGTGGATGATGTGCCAACCAAGCTGCTGGATGGGTACGGGCAGACCAAGTGGGTCGCAGAACAGCTCGTCCTTGAAGCCGGTCGTCGGGGTCTGCCAGTGAGAGTCCACCGTGCCGGTACGATCAGTGGCCACAGTCAATCGGGTGCCGCGAACGCCTGGGATCTGCTGTCCGCGCTGATCGTCGAGTCCATCAAGCTCGGGAAGTATCCCGACGTGGAGGGCTGGCGCGCGGAAATGACCCCTGTTGACTTTGTTAGCAAGGCCATCGTTCACCTCGCAAACCAGTCATCAGTCGAACAAACTGTTTTCCATGTGGGTGACCCAGACCCAGTCAACACGCAGTCACTTTTTGAGAACCTGAAGCTGCTCGGATATGCGACCGACCCCCTTCCTTGGGACGAGTGGGTGGCACTTTGGACCAGCAAGCGCGGTGAGGTCAagggtggtgatggtggctTCACAGTCGATATCCTTCGCAGCGGTATGCCATCGATCGAGTTCCTGCGCGGCATCGTCGTGCTGGATAACGCTGTTACCCGTCCTATTCGCCGAGAGGTCGAGCGACCAAAGGTCGACCGCTTCCTGCTCGAGACGTATACTCGCCACTGGTTTGCTCGAGGGTGGCTGAGGAAGCCCCCAACTCGCCAGGGACCGCCAAGCCCTATCTCTCGCGGTGCTTTGAGCGGCAAGGTGGCCGTTGTCACCGGTGCTTCGTCTGGAATTGGAGCTGCGGTCGCTACTGCTCTGGCTAGAGAAGGCGCCCATGTCGCGCTCGGTGCTCGGCGCCTTGACGCACTGGAATCACTAAAGGCCAAGATCTCTGGCCTCGGCGGCAAGGTCGCAATTTGTAAAACAGACGTTACAGACAAGAAGCAGGTGGAGGCCCTCGTGAAGACCGCGAGCGACGAGCTCGGTCCGGTGGACATCCTGGTCGCTTGCGCTGGTGTTATGTACTTCACAATGATGGCCAACACCCAGATGGACGAGTGGGAGCGTACGGTCGACGTGAACTGCAAGGGTATTCTCAACTCTCTGGCATCTACAGTACCGGGTATGTTGTCGCGCGGGCGTGGACACGTCGTCGCCATCTCATCAGACGCCGGTCGCAAGGTCTTCCCCGGCCTGGGAGTCTACTCAGCCAGCAAGTTTTTCGTCGAGGCGTCCCTGCAAGCACTGCGTCTTGAGACCGCCGGTCAAGGTCTGCGCGTGACAGCCGTGCAGCCCGGAAACACAAACACCGACCTCTTGGACATGTCGACCGACACAGAGGCCGTCAAGAAGTACGGCGGGGCATCAGGGGCCCAGATCCTGGTTCCGGAGGACGTGGCCAACGCGATTGTCTACGCTCTGCGGCAGCCTGAGCATGTCGCGATGAACGAGATCCTGATTGAGCCGCGAGACGAGCCGATCTAG
- a CDS encoding uncharacterized protein (COG:S;~EggNog:ENOG410PZ9X;~antiSMASH:Cluster_1.1), translating to MGERITTDQFRRTIQDAVLQRSTQYTDSYPLSIRWERDDTLAHQDVGHFRSLLTTLRLAEPREVVIAADDLKPGLTARTELEQILVAAKQTNGRAIVVVHYAGRGAQDNNSLLLVERTRGNAFCAMAFLISTVIPSKGYGLGDEDKVDVLFIFDCCYSFIARRAPQPKQRIVEVIAATDENQPEAFSSPRNTITAKLAGEVKRRERDGHRYVEIADVVATLRDRPNAVKKPSHGLRLGAVSICIPFSGLVAVDPQRLPSALRVVFGVHIADNLTATTLRSFVNWIRTLPENSSITLEGVYPTASTLLILCSPWSTWSKLNGIRGFSFMAEVREGNQMGRLLAPPSGPSDSGFFKKESIPPRRDPAGGKQGS from the coding sequence ATGGGCGAAAGGATAACCACTGACCAATTTCGTCGTACCATCCAAGACGCCGTGCTTCAACGAAGCACGCAATACACCGACTCATATCCCCTCTCTATCCGTTGGGAGCGGGATGACACGCTAGCCCATCAGGACGTGGGCCATTTCAGATCACTGTTGACAACCCTTAGACTTGCCGAACCCAGAGAAGTTGTCATTGCAGCAGACGACTTGAAACCGGGGCTGACAGCACGAACTGAATTGGAACAAATTCTTGTCGCCGCCAAACAAACCAACGGTCGTGCCATTGTCGTCGTGCATTATGCTGGGCGTGGTGCCCAAGATAATAACAGCCTACTGCTTGTTGAACGGACCCGGGGTAATGCTTTTTGCGCAATGGCTTTCCTAATATCAACTGTGATACCGAGCAAGGGCTACGGCcttggagatgaagataaaGTTGATGTTCTATTTATTTTCGATTGTTGTTATTCTTTTATCGCACGTCGTGCCCCTCAGCCCAAACAACGCATCGTCGAGGTGATCGCTGCCACAGACGAAAATCAGCCAGAAGCTTTCTCATCTCCTCGGAACACCATTACAGCAAAATTGGCAGGGGAAGTCAAGCGTCGAGAACGTGACGGGCATCGGTATGTTGAGATCGCCGACGTCGTCGCAACACTGAGAGACCGACCAAATGCTGTTAAGAAGCCATCGCATGGTCTTAGACTCGGTGCAGTTTCCATATGCATCCCCTTCTCCGGCCTTGTCGCTGTAGATCCTCAACGCCTCCCGTCCGCATTGAGGGTAGTATTTGGAGTGCATATAGCCGACAATTTGACCGCAACTACCCTCAGAAGTTTCGTCAACTGGATTCGAACGCTACCGGAGAATTCCAGCATTACCCTTGAAGGGGTATACCCGACTGCGTCGACTTTGCTCATTTTATGCAGCCCCTGGTCAACATGGTCCAAACTCAACGGGATCCGTGGGTTTTCGTTTATGGCGGAAGTAAGGGAGGGGAACCAGATGGGACGCCTTTTAGCCCCTCCCAGTGGACCGAGCGATAGCGGCTTTTTCAAGAAAGAGAGTATACCACCACGACGTGACCCCGCGGGCGGAAAGCAAGGCTCCTAA
- a CDS encoding uncharacterized protein (antiSMASH:Cluster_1.1), whose protein sequence is MKGKEHKEKLMSDGDNDRKVEIISDGDWEVECKDAVFQVSEDAITAAGAQVLVERAAPPDDTSFTFYHDATSTRIFLNIIHHKSHSVPLDLGPRELHGVGLIASQAGCVSILGGYGRAWLYRAMQKRTSLNEIAGFLLCADLFELDDMYSDISQSLVCRNAEEFKKSETESDNLNYWLAESFLNELESNRKKLALRTEIALMALLGKLNKCGHGAAQKFARTYFMTLVRSSLNSRRPLTIRQESVLRRATVTYAIAGHLNNLPI, encoded by the exons ATGAAGGGCAAAGAGCATAAGGAGAAATTGATGAGTGATGGGGACAATGATCGTAAAGTGGAAATCATCAGCGATGGAGACTGGGAGGTTGAGTGCAAGGATGCCGTATTCCAGGTCTCAGAAGATGCCATTACGGCAGCCGGCGCACAAGTACTTGTGGAACGAGCAGCGCCACCCGATGATACATCTTTTACGTTCTACCATGACGCAACGTCCACTCGAATCTTTTTGAATATCATTCACCACAAGTCTCACTCAGTCCCCCTCGATTTGGGCCCCAGGGAACTGCATGGGGTTGGGCTAATCGCCTCCCAAGCCGGATGTGTATCGATACTGGGCGGCTATGGTCGAGCTTGGCTCTACAGGGCCATGCAGAAACGTACCTCACTGAACGAAATAGCGGGGTTCCTTTTATGCGCAGACCTTTTTGAACTGGATGATATGTATTCCGATATATCACAGAGCCTTGTTTGCCGAAACGCGGAGGAGTTCAAGAAATCCGAGACAGAATCCGACAACTTGAATTACTGGCTTGCGGAGAGTTTTTTGA ACGAACTCGAGTCCAACAGAAAAAAGCTAGCTCTCCGAACCGAGATCGCGCTTATGGCCCTGCTTGGGAAGCTGAACAAATGTGGCCATGGCGCGGCCCAGAAATTTGCCCGCACCTATTTCATGACACTGGTGAG ATCGTCGCTAAATTCCCGCCGGCCACTTACTATCCGCCAGGAGAGTGTACTGCGCAGGGCAACTGTGACATATGCAATCGCGGGCCACTTGAACAATCTGCCTATTTAA
- a CDS encoding uncharacterized protein (COG:S;~EggNog:ENOG410PQFA;~antiSMASH:Cluster_1.1), producing MTLDVLDPEGDYTLRCGDTEFLVSSKSVSLAAPQLSRASIQLLASENPRTVRIFLNIAHHLSDDVPTVINGDDVLSLANFVDKYKCHSAITAHAQQWLQRNWEGLSGEDLWKALRFACTMNIEKDYIQIFRQLVTSHAGPFHSWAFAANNNSSVPEDTLDALDKHQTRLRFVTLEAVLDMPALLAESDCQQAQVFIGSYMQSLRRLGILPGTTSFQSKTYSEVRGQARQLPIAWYPAHASGCCSTYIWLEQRGHLLEKLEDCLSRMSEDH from the exons ATGACGCTAGATGTACTGGACCCTGAAGGAGACTACACCCTCAGATGCGGCGATACCGAATTCCTCGTTTCCTCCAAGTCTGTTTCACTCGCTGCGCCCCAGCTCAGCCGCGCCAGTATCCAGCTCCTTGCCTCAGAAAACCCAAGGACTGTTCGCATATTCCTTAATATTGCCCACCACCTCTCCGACGATGTCCCAACAGTGATcaatggtgatgatgtgCTGAGCCTCGCTAATTTCGTCGACAAGTATAAATGTCATTCCGCGATAACGGCTCACGCCCAGCAATGGCTGCAGAGGAATTGGGAGGGCTTATCCGGAGAGGATCTTTGGAAAGCACTTCGCTTCGCATGCACTATGAATATTGAAAAAGACTACATCCAAATCTTTCGACAGCTGGTTACCTCGCATGCGGGGCCATTCCACTCGTGGGCTTTCGCCGCTAACAACAACAGTTCTGTGCCGGAGGACACCCTAG ATGCACTAGACAAACATCAGACAAGACTTCGTTTCGTGACCCTGGAAGCCGTTCTGGACATGCCCGCATTACTCGCGGAATCGGACTGCCAGCAGGCCCAGGTTTTCATCGGCTCGTATATGCAGTCCTTACGCAGACTGGGTATTCTACCAGGGACTACATCCTTTCAGTCAAAAACATACTCCGAAGTACGCGGCCAAGCACGACAGCTGCCTATTGCTTGGTATCCTGCTCACGCCAGCGGCTGCTGCAGTACATACATTTGGTTAGAACAGAGAGGGCACCTGTTGGAGAAATTGGAGGATTGCTTGAGCAGGATGTCGGAGGACCACTGA
- a CDS encoding BTB/POZ domain-containing protein (InterPro:IPR000210,IPR011333;~PFAM:PF00651;~antiSMASH:Cluster_1.1;~go_function: GO:0005515 - protein binding [Evidence IEA]) yields the protein MVPQISKPGGNVILKSKKASFQVCSEVIADASPVFRAIFRHHWREGQAIQKAGPNSPVTIELPGDDPDMVRIFVRTAHDQILGVPRELDINYIHRLAVFADKYDCAPLLRNYGEILIYRVLHNTSLMDDWWMLLQYAYVLKSEALFGELSRRLAVRLPGKVPGQVTSCCFAGEDIELFVPVEEIKDKLDALSKSYLTTISTILMTPQDIVIDCTCAPRECSVGDYLHQLGQLAIYPLPHSIDFRGKRPLDIIERARRLRPAVGVFSTGRCFDFCMLSELLIQGGVAARLEQAVSRGLCLQCVTPGPCDKHPEA from the exons ATGGTACCGCAGATCAGTAAGCCCGGCGGTAATGTCATCCTCAAATCCAAGAAGGCTTCCTTCCAGGTCTGCTCAGAAGTCATTGCAGACGCATCACCAGTCTTCCGTGCGATTTTTCGTCACCATTGGAGGGAAGGCCAGGCCATTCAAAAAGCAGGGCCCAATAGTCCCGTTACGATCGAGCTTCCAGGGGATGACCCAGATATGGTTCGCATTTTCGTTCGCACAGCACACGACCAGATACTTGGCGTACCGCGGGAGCTCGACATTAACTATATTCACCGTCTGGCGGTGTTTGCCGACAAGTATGACTGTGCTCCCTTGCTGAGGAACTACGGAGAAATCCTCATTTACCGCGTGCTACATAATACTTCCTTGATGGACGATTGGTGGATGTTGTTGCAATACGCCTATGTCCTGAAATCTGAAGCCCTCTTCGGTGAGCTCTCACGGCGACTAGCAGTCAGACTACCAGGCAAAGTACCAGGCCAGGTGACGAGCTGTTGCTTCGCAGGAGAGGATATAGAGCTATTTGTACCTGTCGAAGAGATCAAAG ACAAGCTTGATGCCTTGTCCAAGTCGTATTTGACCACCATCAGCACGATCCTTATGACCCCGCAGGACATCGTCATTGATTGTACCTGCGCACCCAGGGAGTGCAGTGTTGGAGACTATCTGCACCAGCTTGGGCAACTTGCCATCTACCCTCTCCCTCATTCCATCGACTTCCGGGGGAAGAGGCCTCTAGATATCATAGAGAGGGCTCGCCGACTGCGTCCTGCTGTGGGCGTATTCTCCACCGGGAGGTGCTTCGACTTCTGCATGCTTTCTGAGCTTTTAATTCAAGGTGGAGTGGCTGCCAGGTTGGAGCAGGCTGTATCAAGGGGATTGTGTTTGCAATGCGTGACCCCGGGCCCTTGCGATAAGCACCCAGAAGCTTGA
- a CDS encoding uncharacterized protein (COG:S;~EggNog:ENOG410PQFA;~InterPro:IPR011333;~TransMembrane:1 (o136-156i);~antiSMASH:Cluster_1.1), with protein MDALPDFYKNMQISWYEPKGDLHIVCHDRHFYVSTDVMLRVSSGIGEMLTPELIAVYEKDTNGKIVIALPDVNPEAFDVFCNLVYSGMDLVKAGPQPFLLHPLLEFIDQYKCRDRVSLTAQTWLRCDLESRPHSDLWMMLVFAYRMNMGALFRVIGKRLISTTSARPLFRDWASIIGNCEAMPESFYKEIQKSQDRLLAKAGEKILYILRPTYDHLDDAEATQQIGRYTESLLEAGLMPGSPNYQKMTFTDMRTAASSLPHDMWVTTQLDMKLQRCLDREEGPCFLCLKGEYCDLHIDKRATED; from the exons ATGGACGCATTGCCAGATTTCTACAAAAACATGCAGATATCCTGGTACGAGCCCAAGGGCGACCTCCACATCGTATGCCACGATAGGCATTTCTACGTCTCCACGGACGTCATGTTGCGCGTCTCGTCCGGCATCGGCGAGATGCTCACTCCTGAGCTAATCGCAGTATACGAGAAAGACACCAACGGCAAGATAGTTATCGCGCTTCCTGACGTTAATCCCGAGGCCTTCGATGTCTTCTGCAACTTGGTGTACTCTGGAATGGATTTGGTGAAAGCAGGACCTCAGCCCTTCCTCTTACACCCTCTACTTGAATTCATCGACCAGTACAAATGCCGCGACAGGGTGTCGCTCACGGCCCAGACCTGGCTACGGTGTGACCTCGAGAGCCGACCCCACAGCGATCTCTGGATGATGCTGGTCTTTGCATACCGAATGAACATGGGGGCTCTATTCCGCGTTATTGGGAAACGGCTTATCTCGACGACGAGCGCTCGGCCTCTTTTCAGGGACTGGGCTAGTATTATCGGCAACTGCGAGGCGATGCCGGAATCTTTCTACA agGAGATCCAAAAGAGTCAAGACCGCCTCCTCGCCAAGGCAGGCGAGAAGATCTTATACATTCTTCGCCCGACGTACGACCACCTGGACGACGCGGAGGCCACCCAGCAGATTGGCCGATACACCGAATCGCTGTTGGAGGCAGGTCTTATGCCCGGGTCACCGAATTATCAGAAGATGACCTTTACTGATATGCGCACTGCCGCGTCGAGCTTACCACACGATATGTGGGTGACAACGCAGTTGGATATGAAATTGCAGAGATGCCTGGACCGCGAAGAAGGGCCTTGCTTTTTGTGCTTGAAGGGTGAGTACTGCGATCTGCATATTGATAAGAGAGCAACGGAAGATTGA